A window of the Vibrio ostreae genome harbors these coding sequences:
- a CDS encoding thiopurine S-methyltransferase → MKDPEFWHQKWAANKIGFHQMDVNTLLTDYWHATQPKREDRVLVPLCGKSEDLVWLAQKHDDVQGVELSPIAVRAFFAEHFYTPLVTQVNSQHELYQFDELSVYTGDFFTAPLESVDLIYDRAALVALPEEMRTDYAQRLKQLLRPGGRILLVSLDYDQNEMSGPPFSVPQHEVEALFGEFKVTRLHRDDSEAQQPKRGDKALTRFAEEVWLIES, encoded by the coding sequence ATGAAAGATCCAGAATTCTGGCACCAGAAATGGGCCGCAAATAAAATTGGTTTCCATCAGATGGATGTCAATACGCTGCTGACCGACTACTGGCATGCGACACAACCCAAGCGCGAAGATCGCGTATTGGTGCCTTTATGTGGCAAAAGCGAAGATTTGGTGTGGTTAGCTCAAAAACATGATGATGTTCAGGGTGTTGAACTGAGCCCGATCGCGGTACGCGCGTTTTTTGCAGAACACTTCTATACTCCATTGGTGACTCAGGTAAACAGTCAGCACGAACTGTATCAGTTTGATGAACTGTCGGTTTACACCGGAGACTTTTTTACAGCGCCGCTGGAGTCGGTTGACCTGATTTATGACCGAGCGGCTTTGGTGGCGTTGCCCGAAGAGATGCGTACAGACTACGCGCAGCGCTTAAAGCAATTACTGCGTCCCGGTGGGCGTATTTTACTGGTTAGCCTGGATTATGATCAAAACGAAATGAGTGGTCCTCCCTTTAGTGTGCCGCAACACGAGGTTGAAGCTTTGTTTGGTGAGTTTAAAGTCACCCGTTTGCATCGTGATGACAGTGAAGCCCAGCAACCGAAGCGCGGCGATAAGGCATTGACTCGTTTTGCCGAGGAAGTGTGGCTGATCGAGTCGTAA
- a CDS encoding ferredoxin reductase domain-containing protein, with protein sequence MTPSSSGRHIELFYCRENENQRYFVQLLGKLVQVLPKVTLHVYTASQNQYLCAERVARQLDLARSSVSFCGPVGFGRSLKNQLVNMGLAKHCFYSERFVMR encoded by the coding sequence ATAACACCTTCGTCATCAGGGCGTCACATCGAACTGTTTTACTGCCGTGAAAATGAAAATCAGCGCTACTTTGTCCAGTTGCTGGGTAAATTGGTACAAGTTTTACCAAAGGTAACCCTGCATGTTTACACGGCAAGTCAGAATCAATACCTGTGCGCAGAGAGAGTTGCCCGGCAACTCGACCTGGCCCGCTCCAGTGTCAGCTTCTGTGGTCCGGTCGGATTTGGTCGCAGTCTCAAAAACCAACTGGTAAACATGGGATTAGCTAAGCATTGTTTCTATTCTGAGCGTTTCGTCATGCGATAA
- the purT gene encoding phosphoribosylglycinamide formyltransferase 2, with amino-acid sequence MFGTATRESATRVLLLGSGELGKEVAIECQRLGLEVIACDRYANAPAMQIAHRSHVFDMLDADALQKVIELEQPHYVVPEIEAIATSKLVELEAQGLNVVPTANATRLTMNREGIRRLASEDLALPTSPYRFADSYEDFIAAVEFVGIPCVCKPVMSSSGKGQSVIKTAQDIDKAWQYAQEGGRSGAGRVIVEGFIDFDYEITLLTVRAVDGVHFCAPIGHRQEDGDYRESWQPQAMSENALKAAEYVAEQIVNALGGYGLFGVELFVKGDQVIFNEVSPRPHDTGMVTLISQDVSEFALHVRAFTGLPIGQITQYGPSASAAILGQGQSGDIRFSGLQDALSVTQSQLRLFGKPEINGRRRLGVALTRGKDTTQATDRAIECAKQVKIEY; translated from the coding sequence ATGTTCGGGACTGCAACTCGAGAAAGCGCAACGCGCGTACTGTTACTGGGCTCTGGTGAGCTGGGCAAAGAAGTAGCGATTGAATGTCAGCGCTTAGGGCTGGAAGTGATCGCCTGCGATCGCTACGCCAACGCACCGGCTATGCAAATCGCTCACCGCAGTCATGTGTTTGACATGCTTGATGCTGACGCACTGCAGAAAGTGATCGAACTGGAACAACCCCACTATGTGGTTCCGGAAATCGAAGCCATTGCGACCAGCAAACTGGTAGAACTTGAAGCTCAGGGCCTGAATGTGGTGCCGACCGCAAATGCCACTCGCCTGACCATGAATCGTGAAGGTATCCGTCGCCTGGCTTCTGAAGATCTGGCGCTGCCAACGTCTCCTTACCGCTTCGCTGACAGCTATGAGGACTTTATTGCTGCTGTTGAATTCGTGGGTATTCCATGCGTGTGTAAGCCAGTTATGAGCTCATCAGGCAAAGGCCAGAGTGTAATCAAAACTGCACAAGATATCGATAAAGCCTGGCAATACGCCCAGGAAGGTGGCCGCAGCGGTGCCGGACGCGTAATCGTCGAAGGCTTTATCGACTTTGACTACGAAATTACCCTGCTGACCGTGCGCGCAGTGGATGGCGTGCATTTCTGTGCACCAATCGGTCACCGCCAGGAAGATGGCGACTATCGTGAGTCATGGCAGCCACAAGCCATGTCTGAAAATGCGCTTAAAGCGGCAGAATACGTCGCAGAACAGATCGTTAACGCGCTAGGTGGCTACGGTTTGTTCGGTGTGGAACTGTTTGTCAAAGGTGACCAGGTTATCTTTAACGAAGTGTCACCTCGTCCGCATGACACCGGCATGGTGACCCTGATTTCTCAGGATGTGTCCGAGTTTGCTCTGCACGTCCGTGCTTTCACCGGCCTGCCAATTGGTCAGATTACCCAATACGGCCCGTCCGCTTCAGCGGCTATTCTGGGTCAGGGTCAGTCTGGCGATATCCGCTTCTCGGGTCTGCAGGATGCGCTCAGCGTTACTCAGTCTCAACTGCGTTTGTTTGGTAAACCGGAAATCAACGGTCGCCGCCGTCTGGGTGTCGCGCTGACACGTGGTAAAGATACCACTCAGGCGACTGATCGTGCGATTGAATGTGCTAAACAGGTAAAAATTGAATACTAA
- the pheT gene encoding phenylalanine--tRNA ligase subunit beta yields MKFSESWLREWVSPAVTTDELTHQITMAGLEVDDVLPVAGSFNGVKVGHVVECGQHPDADKLRVTKVDVGEEELLDIVCGAPNCRQGLKVAVATVGAVLPGDFKIKKAKLRGQPSHGMLCSFSELGIDVDSDGIMELAQDAVIGTDFREFLGLNDVTVDVDLTSNRADCFSIRGMAREVGVLNRTDVTEPSVAAVAPSIDDTIAIEVKAPAACPRYLGRIVKNVNVAAKTPLWMQEKLRRCGIRSIDPVVDITNYVMLEQGQPMHAFDLAQIDGGIVVRLAEQGEKLTLLDGNEAELNEDTLVIADNSKALALAGIFGGEHSGVSAETKDVMLECAFFAPDYIRGRARSYGLHTDSSMRFERGVDYALQHAAMERATQLLVDICGGDVAPVVAAESAADLPTPNTVTLRRSKLDNLLGHHIADADVVEILQRLGLSVESHAEGWTATAPTWRFDIAIEQDLVEEVGRIYGYDNIPNQAPAAALNMNLHKEANLPLKRVRDLLVDRGYHEAITYSFVEPEQQKLIVPDVEPLVLPNPISADMSAMRLSLLQGLLNTVVHNQKRQQPRVRLFEQGLRFIPDRAAENGMRQEPMLAGVISGTRSEEHWNIDTATVDFFDLKGDVEAILELTANGKAYSFTAAKHPALHPGQSAAIVVDGKEVGILGTVHPELERKFGLNGRTIVFEIEWSAINSKVIPEAVALSKFPSNRRDIAVVVDENVASGEIVNACLAQGGEFLKDAKLFDVYVGKGVEEGKKSLAIALTLQSGERTLEDADIAGAVDSIVAHVSETFGAALRD; encoded by the coding sequence ATGAAATTCAGCGAATCTTGGCTTCGTGAGTGGGTAAGCCCTGCGGTTACCACTGACGAGCTTACTCATCAAATTACTATGGCCGGCCTGGAAGTGGATGATGTCCTGCCAGTTGCGGGTTCTTTTAACGGCGTTAAAGTCGGTCACGTTGTGGAATGTGGCCAGCATCCTGATGCTGACAAACTGCGTGTGACCAAAGTGGATGTGGGCGAAGAAGAACTGCTCGACATCGTGTGTGGCGCACCAAACTGTCGTCAGGGTCTGAAAGTGGCTGTGGCAACCGTTGGCGCAGTGCTTCCGGGTGATTTCAAAATCAAAAAAGCGAAGCTACGCGGCCAGCCTTCACACGGCATGCTGTGTTCGTTTTCTGAGCTGGGTATCGACGTTGATTCTGACGGTATCATGGAACTGGCACAAGATGCGGTTATCGGCACTGACTTCCGTGAGTTCCTGGGTCTGAACGATGTGACTGTGGATGTTGACCTGACATCAAACCGCGCTGACTGTTTCAGCATCCGTGGTATGGCGCGTGAAGTGGGCGTGCTTAACCGTACTGACGTGACTGAGCCTTCAGTGGCAGCCGTTGCGCCTTCTATTGATGACACCATTGCGATTGAAGTGAAAGCGCCGGCTGCTTGTCCGCGTTACCTTGGCCGTATCGTTAAAAACGTCAATGTTGCAGCAAAAACGCCGTTGTGGATGCAGGAAAAACTGCGCCGCTGCGGTATCCGCTCTATCGACCCTGTGGTTGACATCACTAACTACGTGATGCTGGAGCAGGGGCAGCCAATGCATGCATTTGACCTGGCACAAATCGACGGTGGCATCGTGGTGCGTCTGGCAGAGCAGGGCGAGAAACTGACGCTTCTGGATGGCAACGAAGCGGAACTTAACGAAGACACTCTGGTTATCGCAGACAATTCGAAAGCGCTGGCGCTGGCCGGTATCTTCGGAGGCGAGCACTCAGGTGTGAGTGCAGAAACCAAAGACGTGATGCTGGAGTGTGCGTTCTTCGCACCGGATTATATCCGTGGTCGCGCTCGCAGCTACGGCCTGCACACCGATTCATCCATGCGTTTTGAACGTGGTGTGGACTACGCACTGCAACACGCGGCGATGGAACGTGCGACTCAACTGCTGGTTGACATCTGTGGTGGCGACGTAGCGCCAGTGGTGGCGGCTGAATCGGCGGCGGATCTGCCAACACCAAACACTGTGACTCTGCGTCGCAGCAAACTGGATAACCTGTTGGGGCATCACATTGCTGATGCGGACGTGGTTGAAATCCTGCAGCGTCTCGGCCTGAGTGTTGAAAGTCACGCTGAAGGCTGGACGGCAACGGCACCAACCTGGCGTTTTGATATTGCTATCGAGCAGGATCTGGTGGAAGAAGTTGGCCGTATCTACGGTTACGACAACATTCCAAACCAGGCTCCGGCTGCGGCTCTGAACATGAACCTGCACAAAGAAGCGAATCTGCCACTGAAACGTGTGCGTGATCTGCTGGTTGACCGTGGTTACCATGAAGCGATCACTTACAGCTTCGTGGAGCCAGAGCAGCAAAAACTGATCGTGCCGGATGTTGAGCCGCTGGTTCTGCCTAACCCGATTTCAGCCGATATGTCTGCGATGCGTTTGAGCCTGCTGCAAGGTCTGTTGAACACTGTGGTTCACAACCAGAAACGTCAACAGCCACGTGTCCGTCTGTTCGAACAAGGTCTGCGTTTTATCCCGGATCGAGCGGCAGAAAATGGTATGCGCCAGGAGCCGATGCTGGCAGGTGTTATCTCTGGTACCCGCAGCGAAGAGCACTGGAATATTGATACCGCCACGGTTGATTTCTTTGACCTGAAAGGCGATGTGGAAGCGATTCTGGAACTGACCGCGAATGGCAAAGCGTACAGTTTCACTGCCGCTAAGCATCCGGCACTGCATCCTGGTCAGTCAGCGGCTATCGTGGTTGACGGCAAAGAAGTGGGTATCCTGGGTACTGTTCACCCTGAACTGGAGCGTAAGTTTGGCCTGAATGGTCGCACCATCGTATTCGAAATTGAATGGTCTGCAATCAACAGCAAAGTGATCCCAGAAGCGGTGGCACTGTCTAAGTTCCCGTCTAACCGTCGCGATATCGCTGTGGTTGTTGATGAGAACGTAGCATCCGGTGAAATCGTTAATGCCTGCCTGGCTCAGGGCGGTGAATTCCTCAAAGATGCCAAACTGTTTGACGTTTACGTCGGTAAAGGTGTCGAGGAAGGTAAGAAGAGCCTGGCTATCGCGCTGACGCTGCAATCCGGCGAGCGTACGCTGGAAGATGCGGACATCGCAGGCGCTGTTGACTCGATTGTTGCTCATGTGTCTGAGACATTTGGTGCGGCTCTGCGCGACTAA
- a CDS encoding methyl-accepting chemotaxis protein — MFLFGSRKQNPQLSPEQVSEMSSASHILNAVKQSVPYIEFTTEGRILAANDAFLQAVGYTAQEIEGQHHRIFCDSKLASSPEYQLFWRELAQGQPQHGTFRRITKTGSDIWIEATYIPVQDDSGKTVKVVKVASDVTKETLQLKRQDAIFYALKKSLAFIEFTPDGHILNANKNFCRTVGYSLEEIQGKHHRMFCTDEFLKKQSDFWPSLARGDFKSGLFERLNRQGDIIWLEATYNPIFDHNGNVVRVVKFASEITERVLHMQSIQRASRLAQQTSLDTLGMANDGANTLDAVTEIANNIDRSVEKASTLMEQLTEQSQQIAKIVTTISNIADQTNLLALNAAIEAARAGEYGRGFAVVADEVRKLASNTSNATDEISNIVQRNSELTKISGQTMDDIQRKVIECNQQLQATQALIEQIRGGANNVAETVGQLVND; from the coding sequence ATGTTTCTTTTTGGTAGCCGTAAACAAAATCCCCAATTGTCACCAGAGCAAGTGAGTGAGATGAGCTCGGCTTCGCACATCCTCAATGCTGTTAAACAGAGCGTTCCTTATATCGAATTCACTACCGAGGGACGGATCCTGGCGGCGAACGATGCGTTTCTGCAGGCTGTTGGTTATACAGCGCAGGAAATAGAAGGTCAGCATCACCGTATTTTTTGTGATTCTAAACTGGCTAGTAGTCCGGAGTATCAACTTTTTTGGCGTGAACTGGCGCAAGGACAGCCACAACACGGTACGTTCCGACGTATAACCAAAACCGGCAGTGATATTTGGATTGAAGCAACCTATATCCCGGTGCAAGACGACAGTGGCAAGACAGTGAAAGTGGTTAAAGTCGCCAGTGATGTGACGAAAGAAACATTACAGCTCAAGCGTCAGGATGCCATTTTCTATGCGTTGAAAAAGTCGCTGGCGTTTATTGAGTTTACGCCTGATGGCCATATTCTCAACGCGAATAAAAACTTCTGCCGCACCGTCGGTTATAGCCTGGAAGAGATTCAGGGCAAACATCACCGTATGTTCTGCACCGATGAGTTTTTGAAAAAGCAGAGTGATTTCTGGCCGTCGCTGGCGCGCGGTGATTTTAAGTCCGGCCTGTTTGAGCGCCTCAACCGCCAGGGAGACATTATCTGGCTGGAAGCGACCTACAACCCGATTTTTGATCATAATGGTAATGTGGTTCGAGTGGTGAAGTTTGCCAGTGAGATCACGGAGCGGGTGCTGCATATGCAATCCATCCAGCGTGCATCCAGACTGGCGCAGCAAACGTCACTGGATACGCTCGGTATGGCTAACGATGGTGCCAATACCCTGGATGCGGTGACCGAGATCGCCAACAACATTGATCGCTCGGTAGAGAAAGCCTCGACCTTGATGGAACAGCTGACAGAACAGTCGCAACAGATCGCGAAGATTGTTACCACGATTTCTAACATTGCCGATCAAACCAATTTGCTGGCGCTGAATGCTGCGATTGAAGCGGCCAGAGCGGGGGAGTACGGGCGCGGCTTTGCCGTTGTGGCGGATGAAGTGCGTAAGCTAGCCTCAAACACCTCGAATGCGACCGATGAGATTAGCAATATAGTGCAGCGTAACAGTGAGTTGACTAAGATATCCGGTCAGACGATGGATGACATTCAACGTAAAGTGATTGAGTGTAACCAGCAGTTGCAGGCCACTCAGGCTTTGATCGAACAAATTCGTGGTGGCGCTAATAATGTTGCTGAAACGGTCGGACAGTTGGTTAACGATTAA
- a CDS encoding GNAT family N-acetyltransferase, whose product MQSKQSEQSDIFPISAEFDSSIGDIIQKVGAEFGAIGEGFGPSDAEVTQMSHYYRLDNGWGYWVATLNGDVVGGGGIAPFNGSDSVCELRKLFLLPQSRGHGLGKRLAEQCLTYARQQGFRECYLDTLSTMTSAVRLYEALGFQHLSAPMPGTEHNGCDVWMLKQL is encoded by the coding sequence ATGCAATCCAAGCAATCCGAGCAATCAGATATTTTCCCCATCTCAGCCGAATTTGATTCGTCAATTGGTGACATTATTCAAAAGGTCGGCGCGGAGTTCGGCGCTATTGGTGAAGGGTTCGGTCCGTCGGATGCCGAGGTCACGCAAATGAGTCACTATTACCGGCTGGATAATGGCTGGGGCTACTGGGTCGCGACACTGAATGGCGACGTGGTCGGCGGTGGCGGTATTGCTCCTTTCAATGGTAGCGACAGCGTGTGTGAACTGCGAAAACTGTTTCTGCTGCCGCAAAGTCGTGGCCATGGACTTGGCAAAAGACTCGCGGAGCAATGCCTGACTTACGCACGCCAACAGGGCTTTCGTGAATGTTATCTCGATACACTGTCGACGATGACCAGTGCTGTGCGCTTGTATGAAGCCCTTGGCTTTCAACATTTATCTGCGCCTATGCCCGGTACTGAGCATAACGGCTGTGATGTCTGGATGCTAAAGCAACTGTAA
- the pgsA gene encoding CDP-diacylglycerol--glycerol-3-phosphate 3-phosphatidyltransferase codes for MRLNIPNILSLIRLFLIPVFVVCFYLPYSWAPFAAAMVFWVAGFTDWLDGMLARKLGQTSRFGAFIDPVADKVLVATALILITEYYHNIWITIPAVTMIAREIIISALREWMAEIGKRASVAVSWIGKVKTLTQMFALWVLIWHYDDWMVWLGYAAIYIATILTYWSMVQYLAAAKDDLLSAEHH; via the coding sequence ATGCGTTTGAACATACCCAACATTTTGTCTTTAATACGACTTTTCCTGATCCCGGTATTTGTCGTGTGTTTTTACCTGCCTTACAGCTGGGCACCGTTTGCTGCGGCAATGGTGTTCTGGGTCGCAGGCTTCACCGACTGGCTGGATGGAATGTTGGCGCGTAAGTTGGGCCAAACTTCCCGTTTTGGCGCTTTTATTGACCCGGTCGCCGACAAAGTACTGGTCGCCACCGCGCTGATTTTGATCACTGAGTACTACCACAATATCTGGATTACCATTCCTGCTGTCACCATGATTGCGCGTGAGATTATTATTTCGGCACTACGTGAGTGGATGGCGGAAATCGGCAAACGCGCGAGTGTTGCCGTGTCGTGGATTGGTAAAGTGAAGACACTGACTCAGATGTTTGCTTTGTGGGTACTGATTTGGCATTACGATGACTGGATGGTCTGGTTGGGATACGCCGCAATTTATATCGCAACCATTCTGACTTACTGGTCGATGGTGCAGTATCTCGCTGCCGCGAAAGACGATTTACTCAGCGCAGAACATCATTAG
- a CDS encoding nucleotidyltransferase family protein produces the protein MSLLLRTTALMLLVLSRAPAFAATLPYDVSAEETREESRDQVSARFFKHSLSGLYAIHTSERNVLQPYQDLDTLYSHAAQAQTELETLCQSTAMLTSTQAYFAGVKSYPRAAKKVELEFDGNAQRITDLARATLIADDVPSLVEAYEVLSREATIVKVKNRFKNPAPSGYRDLMVLIQLPGSKLIAEVQLHLKAIADVKSGPEHQLYEEIQAIERRAGQEKRGLNDWEQAKIHHIRQHSRDLYQNAWQPYITTRIQAA, from the coding sequence ATGAGCCTACTGCTACGAACGACTGCTTTAATGCTTTTGGTACTGAGCCGTGCGCCGGCATTCGCCGCGACTCTGCCGTATGACGTGTCAGCGGAAGAGACACGTGAAGAGTCCCGAGATCAGGTCAGTGCCCGATTTTTTAAACATAGCCTGAGTGGGCTATACGCCATCCATACCAGCGAACGTAACGTGCTGCAGCCTTATCAGGATTTAGATACCCTATACAGCCATGCAGCACAGGCGCAAACCGAATTAGAAACTCTGTGTCAAAGCACCGCTATGCTAACCTCTACCCAAGCCTACTTTGCCGGAGTAAAGTCTTACCCGCGTGCCGCAAAAAAAGTTGAACTCGAATTTGATGGCAACGCACAGCGCATTACCGACCTTGCGCGTGCCACATTAATCGCCGACGATGTACCAAGCCTGGTCGAAGCTTATGAAGTACTCAGCCGCGAAGCCACCATAGTCAAAGTCAAAAACCGTTTTAAAAATCCGGCACCTTCCGGCTATCGTGACCTCATGGTTCTGATTCAACTACCCGGCAGCAAACTAATAGCGGAAGTCCAGTTGCATCTGAAAGCCATCGCTGATGTCAAAAGCGGCCCAGAGCATCAATTGTATGAAGAGATTCAGGCGATTGAACGCAGAGCAGGACAGGAAAAACGTGGTCTTAATGACTGGGAGCAGGCCAAAATTCATCACATACGACAGCACTCGCGCGATCTGTACCAGAACGCATGGCAGCCGTATATCACAACCCGGATTCAGGCGGCATAA
- a CDS encoding PQQ-dependent sugar dehydrogenase, whose product MVRWLSGSALSVAAVLAVNSPAWAYQAEKVMSGLMVPWGMSFVSDTQLLVTERNGDLVLVDLPSQSKTSLLSVESVYANGQGGLLDVALSPRDPKTFYFTYSKQRDSGSDTTLAVATWDGKQVKEWHDLLVTTSGSDTSRHYGSRITFDDQHLYFSVGDRGKRPNGQDLSVHSGSILRLNLDGSTPDDNPFAGQANAQAQIWSYGHRNPQGLFYDQQTQSLWEIEHGPRGGDEINLIHKGANYGWPRTSHGKEYWGPLDVGDSEEAPGIESPRQVYIPSIAPSGLLLYRGQRYPDLNGKLLTGALKLTHINVITLDSNQIGVKEERLVDSLGERIRDISRSPDDWIYFSTDSGNLYRLKP is encoded by the coding sequence ATGGTACGTTGGTTAAGCGGCTCGGCTCTCAGCGTCGCGGCAGTATTAGCGGTCAATTCGCCAGCCTGGGCCTATCAGGCCGAAAAAGTCATGAGCGGTTTAATGGTTCCCTGGGGAATGAGTTTTGTCTCCGATACGCAGCTGCTGGTGACAGAACGCAACGGCGATTTGGTTTTGGTTGATCTGCCCTCGCAGAGTAAAACGTCGCTGCTCAGTGTTGAGTCTGTGTATGCCAACGGCCAGGGCGGCCTGCTGGATGTGGCCCTGTCACCGCGCGATCCGAAAACCTTCTATTTTACCTACAGCAAACAGCGTGATTCAGGTTCCGATACCACGTTAGCGGTTGCGACATGGGACGGAAAACAAGTTAAAGAGTGGCACGATTTATTGGTTACGACCTCTGGCTCTGACACTTCACGCCATTACGGCAGTCGCATCACTTTTGATGACCAGCATCTGTACTTTTCCGTGGGCGATCGAGGCAAGCGTCCGAATGGCCAGGATCTCAGTGTCCACTCCGGCAGTATTCTGCGCCTCAATCTCGATGGCAGTACACCGGATGATAACCCGTTCGCCGGCCAGGCTAATGCCCAGGCACAGATCTGGAGTTATGGCCACCGCAACCCGCAGGGGCTGTTTTATGATCAGCAGACTCAAAGCCTGTGGGAAATTGAACACGGGCCGAGAGGCGGCGACGAAATTAATCTGATTCACAAGGGTGCCAACTATGGCTGGCCGAGAACATCACACGGCAAAGAATACTGGGGTCCGCTCGATGTCGGTGACAGTGAAGAAGCGCCAGGGATTGAATCGCCGCGTCAGGTTTACATCCCCTCTATCGCCCCGAGTGGTTTACTGCTCTATCGCGGCCAGCGCTACCCGGATTTGAATGGCAAACTGCTGACCGGTGCACTCAAGCTGACTCACATCAACGTGATTACGCTCGATAGCAATCAGATAGGGGTAAAAGAAGAGCGCCTGGTCGATTCACTCGGCGAGCGAATCCGTGATATCAGCCGTTCACCAGACGATTGGATCTATTTCTCCACCGACAGCGGTAATCTGTATCGGCTCAAGCCTTAG
- the ihfA gene encoding integration host factor subunit alpha — protein MALTKADLAENLFEKLGFSKRDAKETVEVFFEEIRKALESGEQVKLSGFGNFDLRDKNERPGRNPKTGEDIPITARRVVTFRPGQKLKARVENIEPSE, from the coding sequence ATGGCGCTCACAAAAGCCGATTTGGCTGAAAACCTGTTTGAAAAACTTGGGTTTAGTAAACGGGATGCCAAGGAAACGGTGGAGGTGTTTTTTGAAGAGATTCGCAAAGCACTAGAAAGTGGCGAACAGGTAAAGCTCTCCGGGTTTGGTAATTTCGATCTGCGAGACAAGAATGAACGTCCGGGACGAAATCCTAAGACCGGTGAGGATATTCCGATCACCGCTCGACGTGTCGTAACGTTCCGCCCAGGGCAAAAACTAAAAGCCCGAGTCGAGAATATAGAACCGTCCGAATAA